One window of Corynebacterium sp. P3-F1 genomic DNA carries:
- the ftsE gene encoding cell division ATP-binding protein FtsE, with the protein MITFSNVTKVYPTSTRPALDDISLTIDNGEFVFLIGPSGSGKSSFLELLIREENVTSGDIYFGDFHVNALKGKEVNKLRQSIGYVFQDFRLLPKLNVYDNVAFALEVIGKPKAKIKKLVPEALEIVGLDAKANRMPNELSGGEQQRVAIARAFVDRPHLLLADEPTGNLDPSTADDIMALLARINRMGTTVIMSTHNARAVNDMRRRVIELQLGKLVRDESHGVYGTMGA; encoded by the coding sequence GTGATCACTTTCTCGAATGTGACAAAGGTCTATCCGACATCGACGAGGCCGGCTCTCGACGACATCTCGCTGACGATCGACAACGGTGAGTTCGTCTTCCTGATCGGCCCGTCGGGTTCGGGCAAGTCGTCGTTTCTGGAGCTGCTCATCCGCGAGGAAAACGTGACCTCGGGAGACATCTATTTCGGCGACTTTCACGTCAATGCGTTGAAGGGCAAGGAGGTGAACAAGCTCCGTCAGTCCATCGGCTACGTATTCCAGGACTTCCGCTTGCTGCCCAAGCTCAACGTCTACGACAACGTGGCGTTCGCACTGGAGGTGATTGGCAAGCCGAAGGCGAAGATCAAGAAGCTGGTCCCCGAGGCACTTGAGATCGTGGGGCTCGACGCGAAGGCGAACCGCATGCCGAACGAGCTCTCCGGAGGCGAGCAGCAGCGAGTGGCCATCGCGCGCGCTTTCGTGGACCGTCCGCATCTGCTGCTTGCCGACGAGCCCACGGGCAACCTCGACCCTTCCACCGCCGACGACATCATGGCGCTGCTTGCCCGCATCAACCGCATGGGCACGACCGTTATCATGTCCACGCACAATGCGCGCGCAGTCAACGATATGCGTCGGCGGGTCATTGAATTGCAGTTGGGCAAGCTCGTCCGCGACGAGAGCCACGGTGTGTACGGAACGATGGGGGCATAA
- the ftsX gene encoding permease-like cell division protein FtsX has protein sequence MNWSFIFREGFRGLGRNLTMTIALIITTALSLALVGAGVLMSKVTSETKDLYLDRVEVMVELDEKISEGDKDCSSTSCAEIRDKLQADDRVESVTFRNREQSYERFVELFKESDPVLVQETSKDSMPAALHVRLQDPTNTEPIDAVRDMPQVSYVADQASDVRGVADSLDSFRNATFLIAAAQALAAAFLIANMVQLAAYSRREEIGIMRMVGATRWFTQAPFILEALISVFIGAVISTLGVWAIKSQIVDPMLSGVYENLLIAKLPDSAVWTVMPLVGLIALVASGLVAQVALRSYVRK, from the coding sequence ATGAACTGGAGTTTCATTTTCCGCGAGGGATTCCGCGGTCTTGGGCGCAACTTGACCATGACGATCGCCCTGATCATCACCACGGCGCTCTCCTTGGCGCTGGTCGGCGCGGGCGTGCTCATGTCAAAGGTTACGAGCGAGACCAAGGACCTCTACTTGGACCGTGTCGAGGTCATGGTGGAGCTGGACGAGAAGATTTCTGAAGGAGACAAGGACTGTTCGTCGACAAGCTGCGCGGAAATTCGCGACAAGCTGCAAGCGGACGACCGCGTGGAATCTGTGACTTTCCGTAACCGAGAGCAGTCCTACGAGCGATTCGTGGAATTGTTCAAGGAATCCGATCCGGTGCTCGTGCAAGAGACATCGAAGGACTCGATGCCGGCGGCATTGCATGTGAGGCTGCAAGATCCGACGAACACTGAGCCGATCGACGCGGTACGCGATATGCCGCAGGTCTCCTATGTCGCGGACCAAGCCAGCGATGTCCGGGGCGTGGCGGATTCACTCGATTCCTTCCGCAACGCGACATTCCTCATTGCCGCAGCACAGGCACTGGCTGCCGCGTTCCTCATCGCGAACATGGTGCAACTCGCCGCGTACAGCCGCCGCGAGGAAATCGGCATCATGCGCATGGTGGGTGCGACACGCTGGTTCACGCAGGCTCCGTTCATTCTCGAGGCGCTGATCTCGGTCTTCATCGGTGCCGTCATTTCCACTCTCGGCGTGTGGGCGATCAAATCCCAGATCGTCGACCCGATGCTGTCGGGCGTGTACGAGAATCTGCTCATCGCCAAGCTGCCGGATAGTGCGGTGTGGACGGTCATGCCGTTGGTTGGCTTGATCGCGCTTGTTGCATCTGGACTGGTCGCTCAGGTAGCGTTGCGCTCTTACGTGCGAAAATAG
- the smpB gene encoding SsrA-binding protein SmpB, which yields MAKKKKKDGPGVIASNRKARHDYTILDTYEAGVVLQGTEIKSLRDGKASLVEAYATIDDGEVWLRNLHIPEYSMGSWTNHSPRRTRKLLLHRREIDTLEGKVRDGNRTLVPLKLYLKDGLVKVELGLAQGKQDYDRRQDIKKRTEDREIARELGRKFKGIKA from the coding sequence GTGGCGAAGAAAAAGAAGAAGGACGGCCCGGGCGTCATCGCGTCCAACCGCAAGGCCCGCCATGACTACACCATCCTGGACACCTACGAGGCAGGCGTTGTCCTGCAGGGCACCGAGATCAAGTCCCTGCGCGACGGCAAGGCGTCGCTCGTTGAGGCATACGCGACTATCGACGACGGCGAGGTCTGGCTCCGCAACCTCCACATCCCCGAGTACTCGATGGGGTCGTGGACGAACCACTCGCCGCGCCGCACCCGCAAGCTGCTGCTGCACCGCCGGGAAATCGACACGCTCGAAGGCAAAGTGCGCGACGGCAACCGCACGCTCGTTCCGTTGAAGCTCTACCTCAAAGATGGCCTGGTCAAGGTTGAGCTGGGACTTGCGCAGGGCAAGCAGGACTACGATCGCCGCCAGGACATCAAGAAACGCACCGAGGACCGCGAGATCGCGCGTGAACTCGGCCGCAAATTCAAGGGGATCAAGGCATGA
- a CDS encoding SDR family oxidoreductase — translation MKTALITGASRGIGRAIAEELGKDHHILVGASKDASEVVDKLPSAEPFEVDLRDTDAIVEAARRVENVDIVVHAAGVLHKAPFDEIDAEQWRETMEINVLAPVTLTRELLPALRRSRGLVITINSGAGFHGVEENTAYCASKFALRGFTDALRLEEKGQVRVTSIHPGRTDTDMLADPKHGDRPKMDPVNVARAVRLAVDAGPDAVVEFLRVAPA, via the coding sequence ATGAAAACTGCACTCATCACGGGGGCTTCCCGCGGCATCGGCCGCGCCATCGCGGAAGAGCTGGGCAAAGACCACCACATCCTGGTGGGTGCGTCGAAGGACGCGAGCGAGGTCGTCGATAAGCTGCCCAGTGCCGAGCCGTTCGAGGTCGACCTGCGCGACACCGACGCGATCGTCGAAGCCGCGCGCCGCGTGGAGAACGTGGACATCGTCGTTCACGCCGCGGGTGTGCTGCACAAGGCGCCGTTCGACGAGATTGACGCCGAGCAATGGCGCGAGACCATGGAGATCAACGTGCTCGCGCCGGTCACGCTCACCCGCGAGCTTCTGCCCGCTTTACGACGTTCCCGTGGACTCGTCATCACCATCAACTCCGGTGCCGGCTTTCACGGCGTGGAAGAGAACACCGCGTACTGCGCCTCCAAATTCGCGCTGCGCGGCTTCACCGATGCGCTCCGCTTAGAGGAGAAGGGGCAGGTCCGCGTCACCTCGATCCACCCGGGCCGCACCGACACCGACATGCTCGCCGACCCGAAGCACGGCGACCGTCCGAAGATGGACCCGGTCAACGTCGCTCGCGCCGTCCGACTCGCAGTCGATGCCGGCCCCGACGCCGTCGTCGAATTCTTGCGCGTCGCACCTGCTTGA
- a CDS encoding siderophore ABC transporter substrate-binding protein — protein MKPSIFRRPACGAAAVIAAAALALAGCTAEDDSSAGASNTSAEATTDQTVTIEDNEGSKEVPVNPVSVVALDNRSFEILDLWGVQPVAAARALVPETIPGIADNEDIVDIGNHREPKLEAIVAAEPQVVISGQRFSQHNSDIEQLVPDATLVDLEPRDGEPLDQEFIRQVEGLGKIFGHEEDAQKMIDDFNAALDRARNAYNKDVKVMAVNVSGGEIGYVAPRVGRTWGPLFDMFGLTPALEIENGSDDHQDDDISVEAIAEANPDFMMVLDRDAGVRTEESAPAQKVLDDSQALKNVAAIQQDGVYIAPADTYTNESIITYTEILNGLADKWEATA, from the coding sequence ATGAAACCATCCATTTTCCGCCGTCCGGCATGTGGCGCTGCCGCAGTCATCGCAGCTGCCGCTTTGGCTCTCGCCGGCTGCACTGCGGAGGACGACTCCAGTGCCGGGGCTTCAAACACGTCGGCGGAAGCCACAACGGATCAGACCGTCACCATCGAGGACAACGAAGGCAGCAAAGAAGTTCCGGTGAACCCGGTGTCGGTCGTGGCGCTGGACAACCGCAGCTTCGAGATTCTGGACCTGTGGGGCGTGCAGCCAGTCGCAGCGGCGCGAGCGCTGGTTCCTGAGACGATCCCGGGTATCGCAGACAACGAGGACATCGTCGACATCGGCAACCACCGCGAGCCGAAACTCGAGGCTATCGTGGCCGCTGAACCTCAGGTGGTCATCTCGGGCCAGCGCTTCTCCCAGCACAATTCCGATATCGAGCAGCTCGTGCCTGACGCCACGCTCGTCGACCTCGAGCCGCGCGACGGCGAGCCGCTGGACCAAGAGTTCATCCGCCAGGTAGAGGGGCTGGGTAAGATCTTCGGCCACGAGGAGGATGCGCAGAAAATGATCGACGACTTCAACGCGGCGCTCGACCGTGCGCGCAACGCCTACAACAAGGACGTGAAGGTCATGGCCGTCAATGTTTCCGGCGGTGAGATCGGCTACGTCGCACCGAGGGTGGGGCGCACGTGGGGGCCGCTGTTCGACATGTTCGGCCTGACTCCGGCGCTCGAGATCGAGAACGGGTCCGACGACCACCAGGACGATGACATCTCGGTCGAGGCGATTGCAGAGGCGAACCCGGACTTCATGATGGTGCTCGACCGCGATGCCGGCGTCCGCACAGAAGAATCCGCACCTGCCCAGAAGGTGCTCGATGACAGCCAGGCTCTCAAGAACGTCGCCGCGATCCAACAAGACGGCGTCTACATCGCACCTGCGGACACCTACACCAATGAGTCGATCATCACCTACACCGAGATCCTCAACGGCCTCGCCGACAAGTGGGAAGCAACTGCTTAG
- a CDS encoding ABC transporter permease, with translation MPARLSTSWALPAGVAVVGALLALSLAVGQYDIRGSADGAEMFWTTRVPRTIALVLSGTAMAMSGMVMQLLTQNRFVEPTTTGTTEWAGLGLMAALYFIPDSSLTVRMLVAVAFAFVGTLVFFGFLRRVALKSSLVVPIIGIMLGAVVSAVSTFFAMQTDLLQSLGVWFAGSYTSIIRGQYEVLWIVGVVAVVVFTFADRLTVAGLGKDVATNVGLNYERVVLLGVALVAVASGVVTVVVGMLPFIGLIVPNLVSMFRGDDLRSNLPWVCLVGIAVVTVCDILGRTIIAPFEIPVSVILGIVGAAVFVVLIVRQVKS, from the coding sequence GTGCCGGCCCGCTTATCGACGTCTTGGGCCCTGCCGGCGGGTGTCGCCGTCGTCGGGGCACTCTTGGCGCTCTCGCTGGCAGTGGGGCAGTACGACATCCGCGGCAGCGCGGACGGGGCCGAGATGTTCTGGACCACACGAGTGCCCCGCACTATCGCTCTCGTTCTTTCCGGAACAGCGATGGCGATGAGCGGAATGGTCATGCAGCTGCTCACCCAGAACCGTTTCGTCGAGCCCACCACGACCGGAACCACTGAATGGGCCGGCCTCGGGCTGATGGCGGCTTTGTACTTCATTCCGGATTCGTCGTTGACCGTCCGCATGCTCGTCGCTGTGGCGTTCGCTTTCGTGGGGACGCTGGTGTTCTTCGGTTTCTTGAGGCGTGTGGCGTTGAAGTCGTCACTGGTCGTGCCCATCATCGGCATCATGCTCGGGGCTGTTGTCAGTGCAGTGTCGACCTTCTTTGCCATGCAGACTGACCTGCTCCAATCGCTCGGGGTCTGGTTCGCGGGCTCGTACACCTCCATCATCCGCGGCCAGTACGAGGTGCTGTGGATCGTCGGCGTCGTCGCCGTGGTCGTGTTCACCTTCGCCGACAGGCTCACCGTGGCTGGGCTGGGTAAAGATGTCGCCACTAATGTCGGGTTGAACTACGAGCGGGTCGTGCTGCTCGGTGTCGCGCTGGTGGCCGTCGCTTCTGGCGTGGTCACCGTGGTGGTGGGCATGCTGCCGTTCATCGGGCTGATCGTGCCGAATCTGGTGTCGATGTTCCGCGGCGACGACTTGCGCTCCAACTTGCCGTGGGTCTGCCTGGTGGGCATCGCGGTCGTCACCGTCTGCGACATCCTCGGCCGAACCATCATCGCTCCGTTCGAGATTCCCGTGTCGGTCATTCTCGGCATCGTCGGCGCCGCAGTTTTCGTGGTTCTCATCGTCAGGCAGGTGAAATCGTGA
- a CDS encoding iron chelate uptake ABC transporter family permease subunit produces METTPARARHVGAFQSSTSKRRYWLILACLVVVALLCSWGLLSYGNPMDPSTRGYWLIAQRRANSLLVMVVVALCQATATVAFHTVTGNRIITPSIMGFEALYVAVHTSTVYFFGAVGLANARDLEMFVIQLVIMVGFSLLLYSWLLTGRNNMHAMLLIGVVIGGGLGSLSTFMQRMLTPSEFDVLTARLFGSVNNADPAYFPVAIPLALAAALLVYMHSRTLNVVALGREPAINLGVNHRAHAIYVLVLVSVLMAVSTALVGPMTFLGFLVATLAYQCADTYDHRYIFPMAVLIGFVVLASAYFVMNHIFYAQGIVSIIIELVGGTVFLVMILRKGTL; encoded by the coding sequence ATAGAGACCACTCCCGCTCGAGCGAGGCACGTGGGGGCGTTCCAATCGTCGACAAGTAAAAGGCGCTACTGGCTCATCCTGGCGTGCCTAGTGGTCGTGGCCCTGCTGTGCTCGTGGGGTCTGCTGTCTTACGGTAACCCAATGGATCCCTCGACGCGCGGCTACTGGCTCATCGCGCAACGGCGGGCTAACTCCCTTCTGGTTATGGTTGTGGTGGCGTTATGTCAGGCGACGGCGACGGTCGCGTTCCACACAGTGACGGGCAACCGCATCATCACGCCGTCGATCATGGGATTTGAGGCGCTGTACGTGGCGGTCCACACCTCGACTGTCTATTTCTTCGGTGCGGTAGGACTGGCCAATGCCCGGGACCTGGAGATGTTCGTGATCCAGCTGGTGATCATGGTCGGGTTCTCCCTACTGCTGTATTCGTGGTTGTTGACAGGACGCAACAACATGCACGCGATGCTGCTCATTGGCGTGGTAATTGGCGGCGGGCTCGGGAGCTTGTCGACGTTCATGCAGCGCATGCTCACCCCAAGTGAATTCGACGTGCTCACGGCGCGCCTGTTCGGCTCTGTGAACAACGCCGACCCCGCATACTTCCCGGTGGCCATTCCGCTGGCGCTGGCTGCGGCGCTGTTGGTCTATATGCATTCGCGCACGCTCAACGTCGTGGCTCTCGGACGCGAACCCGCGATCAACCTCGGCGTGAACCACAGAGCGCACGCGATCTACGTGTTGGTTCTCGTTTCCGTCCTCATGGCGGTCTCCACCGCGCTGGTGGGGCCGATGACCTTCCTCGGCTTCCTCGTGGCCACGCTCGCGTACCAATGCGCTGACACCTACGACCACCGCTACATCTTCCCGATGGCCGTACTAATCGGATTCGTGGTTCTGGCCAGTGCTTATTTTGTTATGAACCACATCTTCTACGCACAAGGAATCGTGTCGATCATCATCGAATTGGTGGGCGGCACAGTGTTTCTCGTCATGATCCTGAGAAAGGGGACGCTGTGA
- a CDS encoding ABC transporter ATP-binding protein, whose amino-acid sequence MIKLSSVEKVYGHDASIGPIDLEIPSGGMTALIGPNGAGKSTLLTIIGRLLEKDSGTVAVGGRDFSSIKGKDLAKELSILRPENNFVTKLTVRQLVGFGRFPYSSGRLTSKDEEIISRYVDFLGLTELEGRYLDQLSGGQRQRAYVAMVLAQETEYVLLDEPLNNLDISHSVEMMRHLHDAARNLGRTVIVVLHDINFAARYADHICAVKEGKIVAFGTPEQVIRSKLLTEIFDTDIDVVETSRGPVAAYF is encoded by the coding sequence GTGATCAAACTCTCGTCGGTCGAAAAAGTCTACGGGCATGACGCCTCGATCGGCCCCATTGACCTGGAGATTCCCTCCGGAGGAATGACGGCGCTCATCGGCCCGAATGGCGCCGGTAAGTCGACGTTGCTGACCATCATCGGAAGGCTCCTCGAAAAAGACTCCGGAACGGTGGCGGTCGGCGGGCGCGACTTTTCGTCCATCAAGGGAAAAGATCTAGCCAAAGAGCTGTCGATCCTGCGTCCAGAAAACAACTTTGTCACCAAGCTCACCGTGCGCCAACTCGTCGGATTCGGGCGATTTCCCTACAGCAGCGGACGGCTGACCAGCAAAGACGAAGAGATCATTTCGCGCTACGTCGACTTCCTCGGTCTCACCGAACTCGAAGGGCGCTACTTGGACCAGCTGTCCGGCGGGCAGCGGCAACGCGCGTACGTGGCAATGGTGCTCGCCCAAGAAACCGAGTACGTGCTTCTCGACGAACCCCTCAACAACCTCGATATTTCCCACTCGGTGGAGATGATGCGTCACTTGCACGACGCCGCACGCAACCTGGGCAGAACAGTCATCGTCGTACTGCACGACATCAACTTCGCTGCCCGCTACGCCGACCACATCTGTGCGGTGAAGGAGGGGAAGATCGTGGCTTTCGGAACTCCCGAGCAGGTCATTCGCTCCAAACTCCTAACGGAGATCTTCGACACCGATATCGATGTGGTTGAAACATCACGAGGTCCGGTTGCTGCGTATTTCTAG